In one window of Skermanella rosea DNA:
- a CDS encoding type II toxin-antitoxin system Phd/YefM family antitoxin, with product MAHRVLAEMTASVSELKKNPLGTVAAGEDFPVAILSRNKPAFYCIPAKAFEAMMERLEVSKKLRTDE from the coding sequence ATGGCACATCGAGTCCTGGCAGAGATGACCGCCAGCGTTTCGGAATTGAAGAAGAATCCGCTGGGCACGGTAGCAGCCGGTGAAGACTTTCCGGTTGCGATCCTGAGTCGCAATAAGCCGGCTTTCTACTGCATTCCGGCCAAAGCCTTCGAAGCGATGATGGAGAGGCTGGAGGTCAGTAAAAAGCTGAGAACAGACGAATAA
- a CDS encoding phosphogluconate dehydrogenase C-terminal domain-containing protein, with translation MTKIALLGAGGKMGVRLATNLHGSEFQVDHVEISDEGRQRLKDAIGAACVDQDRALAEADVVLMAVPDRLIGKIAHGFISKVKPGTAIIMLDAAAPHAGELPVREDVTYFVTHPCHPPIFNDEVEPAAKNDFFGGIAAKQHIVCALMQGPEEHYALCERIARVIYKPVMRSHRVTVEQLAILEPALSETVGATLSLAMRDAVDEAERRGVPREAAVDFMLGHLNIELAIAFGVFPQGRFSDGALHAIEQAKPVIFKEGWLDRVFDRDAVLRSVRDICK, from the coding sequence ATGACGAAGATCGCGCTGCTGGGGGCCGGGGGCAAGATGGGGGTCCGGCTGGCCACGAACCTGCACGGTTCGGAGTTCCAGGTGGACCATGTGGAGATTTCCGACGAGGGGCGGCAGCGGCTGAAGGACGCGATTGGCGCCGCCTGCGTGGACCAGGACCGGGCGCTGGCGGAAGCCGACGTGGTGCTGATGGCGGTGCCCGACCGGCTGATCGGCAAGATCGCCCACGGCTTCATCTCGAAGGTGAAGCCGGGGACCGCGATCATCATGCTGGACGCGGCGGCTCCCCATGCCGGCGAGCTGCCGGTGCGGGAGGACGTGACCTATTTCGTGACGCATCCGTGCCACCCGCCGATCTTCAACGACGAGGTCGAGCCGGCGGCGAAGAACGACTTCTTCGGCGGCATCGCGGCCAAGCAGCACATCGTCTGCGCCCTGATGCAGGGGCCGGAGGAGCATTACGCCCTGTGCGAGCGGATCGCCCGGGTGATCTACAAGCCGGTGATGCGGTCGCACCGGGTCACGGTGGAACAGCTGGCGATCTTGGAGCCCGCCCTGTCCGAGACGGTCGGCGCCACCCTGTCGCTCGCCATGCGCGACGCGGTAGACGAGGCGGAGCGCCGGGGCGTCCCGCGCGAGGCCGCGGTGGACTTCATGCTGGGCCACCTGAACATCGAGCTGGCGATCGCCTTCGGCGTGTTCCCGCAGGGGCGTTTCTCCGACGGGGCGCTGCACGCGATCGAGCAGGCCAAGCCGGTGATCTTCAAGGAGGGCTGGCTGGACCGGGTGTTCGACCGGGACGCGGTGCTGCGGTCGGTCCGGGACATCTGCAAGTAA
- a CDS encoding flagellin, with translation MTLLLNNRSRLDADSKASQKAIATGLGVTDVYDDGATKAVAMRIQSQIGATAAVSERLSMAQGLVTVARVASERLLDQMGHLKEVILKAADTATSETERASYDQEYRQILGDAKAILADASYRDVNILIDLTLDNGTSIPFNTTPGVVNSQDVIVSTDGDTTRIQAFRLDMNWSRLNQEGIGSPEAAQQALGVWEEQWTVFASAANKLGATQKSLENRQASLMNQSNAHAAGLGAMVDADLAKESARQQATDLKIQLSNQALSIANQAPQILLRLFQ, from the coding sequence GTGACTCTTCTTCTGAACAACCGCAGCCGGCTCGACGCGGATTCCAAGGCCAGCCAGAAGGCGATCGCGACCGGCCTGGGCGTTACCGACGTCTATGACGACGGGGCGACCAAGGCGGTCGCGATGCGCATCCAATCCCAGATCGGCGCCACCGCCGCCGTGTCGGAGCGGCTTTCCATGGCGCAGGGCCTCGTCACCGTCGCCCGCGTGGCGAGCGAACGGCTGCTGGACCAGATGGGGCACCTGAAGGAGGTGATTCTCAAGGCGGCCGACACGGCGACCAGCGAGACCGAGCGGGCGAGCTATGACCAGGAATACCGGCAGATCCTGGGCGACGCGAAGGCGATCCTGGCCGATGCGTCCTACAGGGACGTGAACATCCTGATCGACCTGACGCTCGACAACGGGACGTCGATCCCGTTCAACACGACGCCGGGGGTCGTCAATTCGCAGGACGTGATCGTCTCGACCGACGGCGACACCACCCGGATACAGGCGTTCCGGCTGGACATGAACTGGAGCAGGCTGAACCAGGAGGGCATCGGGTCGCCGGAAGCGGCGCAACAGGCCCTGGGCGTCTGGGAGGAGCAGTGGACGGTGTTCGCATCGGCCGCGAACAAGCTGGGGGCCACCCAGAAATCGCTGGAGAACCGGCAGGCCTCCCTGATGAACCAGTCCAACGCCCATGCCGCCGGCCTGGGGGCGATGGTGGATGCCGACCTGGCGAAGGAGAGCGCGCGGCAGCAGGCCACCGACCTGAAGATCCAGCTGTCCAACCAGGCGCTGTCGATCGCGAATCAGGCTCCCCAGATCCTGCTCCGCCTGTTCCAGTGA
- a CDS encoding ABC transporter permease, translating to MDATRLRLALLRNAPVGLFLVVLAVFGSLSDRFLDVQNFTNILIQSSHIAILGIGMTFVLLTAGIDLSVGAVMYLSVALLGIYMAELPVVLAVPAMMAVGVLFGLVNAFFVVRLRVAAFIVTLATLFIGRGLALWVTETRMVFYQNHILSLAQAEWLGVPWAIWVFAIVFATAWAVLNHTPFGRQVHAVGENPEAAAKAGINVPLVLTAVYAVSGACAGIAGFVSITQVGAAASSFAVEKEFAAVAAAVLGGVSLFGGRGGVAGTVFGAVLIQTVQNGLVIVNADPYIYPLVTSSIIFLAVFVDSQRSRILHRLGRRRIRIEERPV from the coding sequence ATGGACGCGACGAGACTTCGGCTGGCCCTGCTGCGCAACGCGCCGGTCGGCTTGTTCCTGGTGGTGCTGGCGGTGTTCGGCAGCCTGTCCGACCGGTTCCTGGACGTGCAGAACTTCACCAACATCCTGATCCAGTCCTCCCACATCGCGATCCTGGGCATCGGCATGACCTTCGTGCTGCTGACCGCCGGCATCGACCTGTCGGTGGGCGCCGTCATGTACCTGTCGGTGGCGCTGCTGGGGATCTACATGGCGGAGCTGCCGGTGGTGCTGGCGGTGCCGGCCATGATGGCGGTGGGCGTCCTGTTCGGGCTGGTCAACGCCTTCTTCGTGGTGCGGCTGCGGGTGGCGGCCTTCATCGTGACGCTGGCGACGCTGTTCATCGGGCGCGGGCTGGCGCTGTGGGTGACCGAGACCCGCATGGTGTTCTACCAGAACCACATCCTGTCGCTGGCCCAGGCGGAATGGCTGGGCGTGCCCTGGGCGATCTGGGTCTTCGCGATCGTCTTCGCGACGGCCTGGGCGGTGCTGAATCACACCCCGTTCGGCCGGCAGGTCCACGCGGTGGGCGAGAACCCGGAGGCCGCCGCCAAGGCCGGGATCAACGTGCCGCTGGTGCTGACCGCCGTCTACGCGGTGTCGGGCGCCTGCGCCGGCATCGCCGGCTTCGTGTCGATCACCCAGGTGGGCGCCGCCGCGTCCTCCTTCGCGGTGGAGAAGGAGTTCGCCGCCGTCGCCGCCGCGGTGCTGGGCGGCGTCAGCCTGTTCGGCGGGCGCGGCGGCGTGGCCGGGACCGTGTTCGGCGCGGTGCTGATCCAGACCGTGCAGAACGGCTTGGTGATCGTCAACGCCGACCCCTACATCTACCCGCTGGTCACCAGCTCCATCATCTTCCTGGCGGTCTTCGTGGACAGCCAGCGCTCCCGCATCCTGCACCGGCTGGGCCGGCGCAGGATCCGCATCGAGGAGAGACCCGTATGA
- a CDS encoding DUF4160 domain-containing protein: MLILYRSAAYRKVKWHGVVLSNRHGFTLGMGSLADEHLSGKPNQDGLLLTVTVHRAFGFRFVMFSNDHSPAHVHVVGHGGEAKITLAEPFRAKVDWSTGISQADLRRIMAEVERKRPLLIEAWETRCDG; this comes from the coding sequence ATGCTAATCCTTTATCGGAGTGCTGCCTATCGGAAGGTCAAATGGCATGGCGTCGTTCTCTCAAACAGGCATGGCTTCACCCTGGGAATGGGCTCGTTGGCCGATGAACACTTGTCTGGAAAACCCAACCAAGATGGGTTATTGTTGACGGTAACGGTCCATAGGGCGTTTGGGTTTCGCTTCGTGATGTTCAGCAACGATCATTCTCCAGCCCATGTCCATGTCGTCGGTCATGGAGGCGAGGCGAAGATCACTTTGGCGGAGCCATTCCGCGCGAAGGTCGATTGGTCCACAGGGATCAGCCAAGCCGATCTCCGTCGGATCATGGCAGAGGTAGAGCGTAAGCGGCCACTCTTGATCGAGGCATGGGAGACGAGATGTGATGGATGA
- a CDS encoding ribulose-bisphosphate carboxylase large subunit family protein has translation MAMPAQRITATYRIETAYPLEEAVETMAGEQSTGTFVRLPGETDEMRELYGAHVERLTELETVAAPSLPGAGVPKGLEGKPVWRRAEVVLSWSPDNFGVSLPNLVATVAGNLFELRPFSGLRLLDIGLPEAFAEKYPGPRFGVAGTRRLAGVERRPLIGTIVKPSVGMGPEATADLVRVLCDAGIDFIKDDELQADGPHCPFEARARAVMRVIDACAERTGRKVMFAFNITGDLDEMRRRHDLVMNLGGTCVMASLNSVGVVGMVELGRFSQLPIHAHRNGWGYLSRAPELGWSYVAWQKIWRLAGADHMHVNGLQNKFCEPDESVIASARACLTPMFEGKPCTVMPVFSSGQSARQAAGTYAALGSADLIFAAGGGIMGHPNGPAAGVGALRDAWEAALAAPAS, from the coding sequence ATGGCAATGCCAGCGCAACGCATCACCGCGACATATCGGATAGAGACGGCCTACCCGCTCGAAGAGGCGGTCGAGACCATGGCGGGGGAGCAGTCCACCGGCACCTTCGTTCGGCTTCCGGGCGAGACCGACGAAATGCGGGAGCTGTACGGCGCCCATGTGGAGCGGCTGACCGAACTGGAGACGGTCGCGGCGCCGTCGCTTCCGGGGGCGGGCGTTCCCAAGGGGCTTGAGGGCAAGCCGGTCTGGCGGCGGGCGGAGGTGGTGCTGTCCTGGTCGCCGGACAATTTCGGCGTCTCGCTGCCCAACCTGGTCGCGACGGTGGCGGGCAACCTGTTCGAGCTGCGGCCCTTCAGCGGGCTGCGGCTGCTCGACATCGGGCTGCCGGAGGCGTTCGCGGAGAAGTATCCGGGGCCGAGGTTCGGGGTGGCGGGGACCCGGCGGCTGGCCGGGGTGGAGCGGCGCCCGCTGATCGGGACGATCGTCAAGCCGAGCGTCGGCATGGGGCCGGAGGCGACGGCCGACCTGGTCCGCGTGCTGTGCGACGCCGGGATCGACTTCATCAAGGACGACGAGCTCCAGGCCGACGGGCCGCACTGCCCGTTCGAGGCGCGGGCGCGCGCGGTGATGCGGGTGATCGACGCCTGCGCGGAGCGGACCGGCCGGAAGGTGATGTTCGCCTTCAACATCACCGGCGACCTGGACGAGATGCGGCGGCGGCACGACCTGGTGATGAATCTCGGCGGCACCTGCGTGATGGCGAGCCTCAATTCGGTCGGGGTGGTCGGCATGGTGGAGCTGGGACGGTTCAGCCAGCTTCCGATCCACGCCCACCGCAACGGCTGGGGCTACCTGTCGCGGGCGCCGGAGCTGGGCTGGTCCTATGTCGCCTGGCAGAAGATCTGGCGGCTGGCCGGCGCCGACCACATGCATGTGAACGGGCTCCAGAACAAGTTCTGCGAACCCGACGAGAGCGTGATCGCCTCGGCCCGGGCGTGCCTGACGCCGATGTTCGAGGGCAAGCCCTGCACGGTGATGCCGGTGTTCTCGTCCGGGCAGTCGGCCAGACAGGCGGCGGGGACCTATGCGGCGCTGGGGTCGGCCGACCTGATCTTCGCGGCGGGCGGCGGCATCATGGGGCATCCGAACGGGCCGGCGGCCGGCGTCGGCGCCCTGCGCGACGCCTGGGAAGCGGCGCTGGCGGCCCCGGCGTCATGA
- a CDS encoding four-carbon acid sugar kinase family protein, which yields MPDRRRSARGLPEGLLLSFYGDDYTGSSAVMEVMSFAGLPTVLFLGVPTPERLARFEGYRGIGFAGVARSQGLDWMDRHLPAVFRTLAGLGAPVAHYKVCSTFDSAPHVGSIGRAAELAVPLLGGKWHPLVVGAPEIARYQAFGNLFAAGADGGRYRLDRHPGMARHPVTPMDEADVRVHLGRQTSLPVGLVDCVSMKRGEADAALEREIARGAAIVALDVIDAETLAEAGRLVWEHGGERVFAIGSQGLEYALVAWWRKAGLIPEAGEVSLARAGAAERIACVSGSCSAVTAGQIAAALEAGFEGIRVDAALAVDGAAWERELGRAAEAALAALGAGRDPLVFSALGPDDPAVASMRMAVEASGVPMEAVNDRIGAGLGRLLDRVVRTAGLKRGVIAGGDTSGHAAMTLGVYALTALAPVAPGAPLCRAHSDDPAHAGLEIALKGGQMGKPDYFRAAKRGSAQG from the coding sequence TTGCCGGATCGCCGGCGTTCCGCCCGGGGCCTGCCCGAGGGGCTGCTGCTGAGTTTCTACGGCGACGACTATACCGGGTCGTCGGCGGTGATGGAGGTGATGAGCTTCGCCGGGCTGCCGACGGTGCTGTTCCTGGGCGTGCCGACGCCGGAGCGGCTGGCGCGGTTCGAGGGGTACCGGGGGATCGGCTTCGCCGGGGTGGCGCGGTCGCAGGGCTTGGACTGGATGGACCGGCACCTGCCGGCGGTGTTCCGGACGCTGGCCGGGCTCGGGGCGCCGGTGGCGCATTACAAGGTGTGCTCGACCTTCGATTCCGCGCCGCATGTCGGCTCGATCGGGCGCGCGGCGGAGCTGGCGGTGCCGCTGCTGGGAGGCAAGTGGCACCCGCTGGTGGTCGGAGCGCCGGAGATCGCGCGGTACCAGGCGTTCGGCAACCTGTTCGCGGCGGGGGCGGACGGCGGGCGCTACCGGCTCGACCGGCATCCCGGCATGGCGCGGCACCCGGTGACGCCGATGGACGAGGCGGACGTGCGGGTCCATCTGGGCCGGCAGACGAGCCTGCCGGTCGGGCTGGTGGACTGCGTTTCCATGAAGCGGGGCGAGGCCGACGCCGCCCTGGAGAGGGAGATCGCGCGGGGAGCCGCGATCGTGGCGCTGGACGTGATCGACGCCGAGACCCTGGCGGAGGCCGGGCGGCTGGTCTGGGAGCACGGCGGGGAACGGGTTTTCGCGATCGGCTCCCAGGGGCTGGAATACGCGCTGGTGGCGTGGTGGCGGAAGGCCGGGCTGATCCCGGAAGCGGGCGAGGTTTCGTTGGCGCGGGCCGGGGCGGCGGAGCGGATCGCCTGCGTCTCCGGTTCCTGCTCGGCGGTGACGGCGGGGCAGATCGCGGCGGCGCTGGAGGCCGGGTTCGAGGGCATACGGGTCGATGCGGCGCTGGCGGTGGACGGCGCCGCGTGGGAGCGCGAACTGGGCCGGGCGGCGGAGGCGGCGCTGGCGGCGCTGGGCGCCGGGCGGGATCCGCTGGTGTTCTCGGCGCTGGGGCCGGACGACCCGGCCGTCGCTTCGATGCGGATGGCGGTGGAGGCCAGCGGTGTTCCCATGGAAGCCGTGAACGACAGGATCGGCGCGGGGCTGGGGCGGCTGCTGGACCGGGTGGTCCGGACGGCCGGGCTGAAGCGCGGGGTGATCGCCGGGGGCGATACCTCCGGCCATGCGGCCATGACGCTGGGGGTCTATGCGCTGACGGCGCTGGCCCCGGTGGCGCCGGGGGCTCCGCTGTGCCGCGCCCATTCCGACGACCCGGCCCATGCCGGGCTGGAGATCGCCCTGAAGGGCGGGCAGATGGGCAAGCCGGACTATTTCCGGGCCGCGAAGCGCGGTTCGGCCCAGGGATAA
- a CDS encoding DUF2442 domain-containing protein, with amino-acid sequence MDDLSLQIADAERRGTELLMTEPRAKSARFDVSTGRIIVDLVNGCSFAFPPELAQGLQDATAEQLAEVEVLGRGIGLHWESLDADLSVPGLLAGLFGTKAFMDKQRAARAGAATSPAKAVAARLNGRKGGRPPKVTM; translated from the coding sequence ATGGATGATCTTTCCCTCCAGATCGCGGATGCGGAACGCCGCGGCACCGAACTGCTGATGACTGAACCGCGGGCCAAATCCGCGCGCTTCGACGTCTCCACCGGACGGATCATCGTGGATCTTGTCAATGGGTGCAGTTTCGCCTTTCCACCGGAACTGGCCCAAGGGCTTCAGGACGCCACCGCCGAACAGTTGGCCGAAGTGGAGGTGCTGGGACGAGGCATCGGATTACATTGGGAGAGCCTTGATGCCGATCTCAGCGTCCCCGGCCTGCTGGCGGGGTTGTTCGGCACCAAGGCCTTCATGGACAAGCAACGCGCCGCACGTGCCGGGGCGGCGACTTCACCGGCCAAAGCTGTAGCAGCGCGGCTGAATGGCCGGAAGGGTGGCCGTCCTCCGAAGGTGACTATGTAG
- a CDS encoding sugar ABC transporter ATP-binding protein — MALLECETLRKSFFGVEVLHGVSFSLDRGRVLGLVGENGSGKSTTMNILGGVLKRDGGRIRVDGADYEPRGPRDALACGISFIHQELNLFENLSIEENLFISGFPRIGRAIPFISRGRMRRRARELLEQVDIRHPPGTPVGALSQGERQLVEIAKALSVDAKVIIFDEPTTSLTRREADRLFGIIERLRGRGIAMIYISHVLSDVTRICDDITVLRDGAVVGGGPASGMPTERMIALMVGRTLDQLFPERTGRPTDRPVLEVRGVTQPGVVHGIDLTLHAGEVLGIAGLMGAGRSELARILFGLDGFKSGTIAVDGAVIGEPSPGACMERGMAFLTEDRRGEGLMMHATIADNIALPSLEDYVSPWTRFIDRTRLGDEVGRIGQKVRMRAADPMGTLVRHLSGGNQQKVVLAKWLLRTPRVFILDEPTRGIDVGAKFEIYKIIDTLVAEGAGVLMISSEMEELMGMCDRILVMNHGEIQAEFRRGGFDGGRILEAAMRRRGPAEPVGLEGAA, encoded by the coding sequence ATGGCCCTGCTCGAGTGCGAGACCCTTCGCAAGAGCTTCTTCGGCGTCGAGGTGCTGCACGGCGTCTCGTTCTCGCTGGACCGCGGCCGGGTGCTGGGGCTGGTGGGGGAGAACGGCTCCGGCAAATCGACCACCATGAACATCCTGGGCGGCGTGCTGAAGCGCGACGGCGGGCGCATCCGGGTGGACGGCGCCGACTACGAGCCGCGCGGCCCCCGGGACGCGCTGGCCTGCGGCATCTCCTTCATCCACCAGGAACTGAACCTGTTCGAGAACCTGTCGATCGAGGAGAACCTTTTCATCTCGGGCTTTCCCCGGATCGGCCGGGCCATCCCCTTCATCAGCCGGGGCCGGATGCGCCGCCGGGCGCGCGAGCTGCTGGAGCAGGTGGACATCCGCCACCCGCCCGGCACGCCGGTGGGCGCCCTGAGCCAGGGCGAGCGGCAGCTGGTCGAGATCGCCAAGGCGCTGAGCGTCGATGCCAAGGTGATCATCTTCGACGAGCCGACCACCTCCCTGACCCGGCGGGAGGCCGACCGGCTGTTCGGCATCATCGAGCGGCTGCGCGGCCGCGGCATCGCGATGATCTATATCAGCCACGTGCTGTCCGACGTGACGCGGATCTGCGACGACATCACGGTGCTGCGCGACGGCGCCGTGGTCGGCGGCGGGCCGGCGTCGGGGATGCCGACCGAGCGGATGATCGCCCTGATGGTCGGGCGGACGCTGGACCAGCTCTTCCCCGAGCGGACCGGCCGGCCGACCGACCGGCCGGTGCTGGAGGTGCGGGGCGTCACCCAGCCGGGCGTCGTCCACGGGATCGACCTGACGCTGCACGCGGGAGAGGTGCTGGGCATCGCCGGCCTGATGGGGGCCGGGCGCAGCGAGCTGGCCCGCATCCTGTTCGGCCTGGACGGCTTCAAGTCCGGGACCATCGCGGTGGACGGCGCCGTGATCGGGGAGCCCAGCCCCGGCGCCTGCATGGAGCGCGGCATGGCCTTCCTGACGGAGGACCGGCGCGGCGAGGGCCTGATGATGCACGCCACCATCGCCGACAACATCGCGCTGCCCTCGCTGGAGGACTATGTGTCGCCGTGGACGCGGTTCATCGACCGGACCCGGCTGGGCGACGAGGTCGGGCGGATCGGCCAGAAGGTCCGGATGCGCGCCGCCGACCCCATGGGGACGCTGGTTCGCCACCTGAGCGGCGGCAATCAGCAGAAGGTGGTGCTGGCGAAGTGGCTGCTGCGGACCCCCCGGGTCTTCATCCTGGACGAGCCGACCCGCGGGATCGACGTGGGCGCCAAGTTCGAGATCTACAAGATCATCGACACGCTGGTGGCCGAGGGCGCCGGGGTGCTGATGATCTCCTCCGAGATGGAGGAGCTGATGGGGATGTGCGACCGCATCCTGGTGATGAACCACGGCGAGATCCAGGCGGAGTTCCGGCGCGGCGGTTTCGACGGCGGGCGCATCCTGGAGGCGGCGATGAGGCGGCGCGGCCCGGCGGAGCCGGTGGGGCTGGAGGGGGCGGCGTGA
- a CDS encoding YHYH domain-containing protein, translated as MRLKLVAVLSALALLLPSIAFAHSGGLDRKGCHHDRKNGGYHCH; from the coding sequence ATGCGCCTGAAGCTTGTCGCCGTACTGTCCGCCCTCGCCCTCCTTCTGCCGTCGATCGCTTTCGCCCATTCCGGCGGGCTGGACCGCAAGGGCTGTCACCATGACCGGAAGAATGGCGGATATCACTGCCATTGA
- a CDS encoding type I pantothenate kinase, which translates to MVEEMSSVHRVHPPSYETLLDELLAALGFPDERRPLLIAIDGRDGAGKSSLASWLSWQLNMPSVNLDLFLTGKGLHWRIEDLARLLETRCATKPLIVEGIFVLEILSELDRTPDFTVFVDNQKNISDNSLMADIRDYWRRYNLPESATYKLIWAEPDCDTIETAKMKMNARIGARISGARS; encoded by the coding sequence ATGGTTGAAGAAATGTCTAGTGTACATCGGGTTCACCCGCCGAGCTACGAAACCCTACTTGATGAACTCCTCGCTGCCTTAGGGTTTCCCGATGAGCGTCGGCCTCTGCTCATCGCTATAGATGGCCGAGATGGCGCAGGAAAATCCTCATTAGCCTCTTGGCTATCATGGCAATTAAACATGCCGTCTGTAAATCTTGATTTGTTCTTAACTGGGAAAGGATTGCATTGGCGCATCGAAGACCTCGCTCGCCTTTTGGAGACCCGATGCGCCACAAAACCGTTGATCGTTGAAGGCATATTTGTACTTGAGATTCTGTCAGAACTCGATCGCACACCCGATTTTACTGTGTTTGTAGACAATCAGAAAAATATTTCAGATAATAGTTTGATGGCAGACATCCGAGATTACTGGAGGCGGTATAATCTGCCAGAGAGTGCGACATATAAACTTATCTGGGCCGAACCTGATTGTGATACCATAGAAACCGCTAAGATGAAGATGAACGCGCGCATTGGAGCTCGTATTTCCGGAGCGAGATCGTGA
- a CDS encoding HNH endonuclease: MYTHKYVTKAILKEVNNAAIREKRNRFIDTKIIESIPDDYKFIIHRFIHTIKDELRIIIKDSEVGSQCVDISRERYEMLPGVVFLEDGNTEFEDISVVNSRSPYPNGREWKRSITKAPVRKQKSFRKKILEAYNSECALCGLQEVNLLRASHILPVAEGGSDEINNGICLCLNHEVAFDKGIILIKSDYSVEYLTNARVLLASSWLNLPANIENWPDKQSLGEKLSITKKTDNGSCSLCAGEGA, from the coding sequence GTGTATACTCATAAATATGTCACCAAAGCTATTCTCAAAGAAGTAAATAACGCAGCCATAAGGGAGAAAAGAAATAGATTCATAGACACAAAAATCATTGAATCTATCCCAGACGATTACAAATTTATAATTCATAGATTCATTCATACAATAAAAGATGAGTTAAGGATAATTATAAAAGATAGCGAGGTAGGTTCTCAGTGTGTTGACATTAGCAGGGAGCGATATGAAATGCTTCCAGGCGTTGTTTTTTTAGAAGATGGCAACACGGAATTTGAGGATATTTCAGTCGTAAATTCAAGAAGTCCTTACCCGAATGGTCGTGAATGGAAAAGATCTATTACCAAGGCTCCGGTAAGAAAGCAAAAATCATTTCGAAAGAAAATTCTTGAAGCATACAATAGTGAATGTGCCTTGTGTGGTTTGCAAGAGGTAAATTTACTTAGAGCTTCTCATATATTGCCAGTTGCAGAAGGTGGAAGTGATGAAATAAATAACGGTATTTGTTTATGTCTAAACCATGAAGTTGCTTTCGATAAGGGTATCATATTGATAAAATCAGATTACAGTGTTGAATACCTTACTAATGCGCGAGTTTTGTTGGCATCTTCCTGGCTTAATTTGCCAGCTAACATTGAGAACTGGCCCGATAAGCAATCTCTTGGTGAGAAATTGAGTATCACAAAAAAAACTGATAATGGTAGTTGTTCTTTGTGTGCTGGAGAAGGTGCGTAG
- a CDS encoding Gfo/Idh/MocA family protein: MTSPASSAPASSIYAPRPGKLRGTLVGCGFFAENHLNAWSLMRDTPLEGVELVAVCDKDVGKAEAAARRFGVPNVYADAEAMLAEQKPDFVDIATTLPSHRALVELAARHGVPAICQKPFAASLEDAEAMVRACAEAGVQLMVHENFRWQHPLLAVKQALDEGWAGRPFFGRVQFRHGFDIIANQPYLAEDERYIIMDVGLHLLDVARFLFGEAGRLYCRTARIDPRVRGEDTATMLVDFHAGVTGVVDLSTATRTEPEPFPECLVRIEGTDGTIELEQGYRLVLSRPGHREVRPVDAELLPWAARPWHVVQDSVLAIQRHWVDCLREGREPDTSGADNLRTLELTFGAYRSAETGEAVAFG; this comes from the coding sequence ATGACTTCCCCGGCTTCTTCGGCCCCGGCTTCTTCGATCTATGCGCCGCGCCCCGGCAAGCTGCGCGGCACCCTGGTCGGCTGCGGCTTCTTCGCCGAGAACCACCTGAACGCCTGGTCCCTGATGCGGGACACCCCGCTGGAGGGAGTCGAGCTGGTCGCGGTCTGCGACAAGGACGTGGGCAAGGCGGAGGCCGCCGCCCGGCGCTTCGGCGTGCCGAACGTCTATGCCGACGCCGAGGCGATGCTGGCGGAGCAGAAGCCCGACTTCGTGGACATCGCGACCACCCTGCCCTCCCACCGGGCGCTGGTGGAGCTGGCGGCCCGGCACGGCGTGCCCGCGATCTGCCAGAAGCCCTTCGCCGCCAGCCTGGAGGACGCGGAGGCCATGGTGCGGGCCTGCGCCGAGGCCGGCGTGCAGCTGATGGTCCACGAGAATTTCCGCTGGCAGCACCCGCTGCTGGCGGTGAAGCAGGCGCTGGACGAGGGCTGGGCGGGCCGGCCGTTCTTCGGCCGGGTCCAGTTCCGCCACGGCTTCGACATCATCGCCAACCAGCCCTACCTGGCGGAGGACGAGCGCTACATCATCATGGACGTGGGGCTTCACCTGCTGGACGTGGCCCGCTTCCTGTTCGGCGAGGCCGGGCGGCTCTATTGCCGGACGGCGCGGATCGACCCGCGCGTGCGGGGGGAGGACACCGCGACCATGCTGGTGGATTTCCACGCCGGCGTGACGGGGGTGGTGGACCTGTCCACCGCGACCCGGACCGAGCCGGAGCCCTTCCCCGAATGCCTGGTGCGGATCGAGGGGACCGACGGCACGATCGAGCTGGAGCAGGGCTATCGGCTGGTGCTGAGCCGGCCGGGCCACCGGGAGGTGCGGCCGGTCGATGCGGAGCTTCTGCCCTGGGCCGCCCGGCCGTGGCACGTGGTGCAGGACAGCGTGCTGGCGATCCAGCGCCACTGGGTCGATTGCCTGCGCGAAGGCCGCGAGCCGGACACCTCGGGGGCGGACAACCTGCGCACCCTGGAGCTGACCTTCGGGGCCTACCGGTCGGCGGAGACCGGCGAGGCGGTGGCGTTCGGCTGA